One window from the genome of Myxocyprinus asiaticus isolate MX2 ecotype Aquarium Trade chromosome 30, UBuf_Myxa_2, whole genome shotgun sequence encodes:
- the dpm3 gene encoding dolichol-phosphate mannosyltransferase subunit 3: protein MTKLLEWLLGVSLIGIAWGLVTFDLLDLQLPPQYKEMAWPMPVYLLVAFGCYSLATVGYRVATFNDCEDAAKELQAQIQEAKEDLRKKGLKM, encoded by the coding sequence ATGACCAAGCTTCTGGAGTGGCTTCTTGGTGTGTCACTGATTGGCATTGCATGGGGACTTGTTACTTTTGACCTTCTTGACTTACAGTTGCCTCCACAGTATAAGGAGATGGCTTGGCCGATGCCCGTGTATCTGCTGGTGGCATTTGGGTGTTATTCACTGGCGACTGTGGGCTACCGTGTGGCCACCTTTAATGACTGTGAGGATGCAGCCAAGGAGCTGCAGGCGCAGATACAAGAAGCCAAAGAGGACTTGAGGAAGAAAGGGTTGAAGATGtaa